One genomic region from bacterium encodes:
- a CDS encoding phenylacetic acid degradation operon negative regulatory protein PaaX — protein MQARSMLFTLYGDYVRHYGGTVWVGSLIALMTELGFTPSAVRAAVSRMTRQGWLVSIRS, from the coding sequence ATGCAGGCCCGGTCGATGCTGTTCACCCTGTACGGGGACTACGTTCGCCATTACGGCGGAACCGTGTGGGTGGGAAGCCTCATCGCCCTCATGACGGAGTTGGGCTTTACGCCCTCGGCGGTCCGGGCGGCGGTGTCCCGGATGACCCGGCAGGGGTGGCTCGTCTCGATCCGCTC
- a CDS encoding acetyl-CoA C-acyltransferase, which yields MRDVVILDGIRTPIGRYAGALRQVRPDDLAAHVVQAIVRRNTLDPAVIEDVVMGCANQAGEDNRNIARMAALLAGLPVDVPGQTVNRLCGSGMQAVHAAAHAIACGVGDVYIAGGVESMTRAPYVLASPEEAFPRGPMVLQDTTIGWRFPNPKLSEIYPLYSMGETAENVAERYAISREDQDVFALESQQRAATAMREGRFAEEIVPVTIPRPRGEAVTVDSDEHPRPETTLARLSALRPAFRSGGTVTAGNSSGINDGAAALLIAAAEWAEREGRRPIARIAATAAAGVDPSYMGIGPVPATRKALTRAGRRIDEIEVIEVNEAFAAQVLACVRDLEIDRTRLNPNGGAIALGHPIGASGARILVTLAYEMRRRQARWGLATMCIGVGQGIATVVEGLV from the coding sequence ATGCGTGATGTCGTGATCTTGGATGGGATCCGGACGCCCATCGGCCGGTATGCCGGGGCGCTCAGGCAGGTGCGTCCCGACGATCTGGCCGCACATGTCGTGCAGGCGATCGTCCGGCGAAACACCCTCGATCCCGCGGTGATCGAAGACGTCGTAATGGGGTGCGCCAACCAGGCGGGCGAAGACAACCGGAACATCGCGCGGATGGCGGCCCTCCTCGCCGGGCTCCCGGTCGACGTCCCCGGGCAGACCGTGAACCGGCTCTGTGGCTCGGGGATGCAGGCCGTCCACGCCGCGGCACATGCCATCGCTTGCGGCGTCGGCGACGTCTATATCGCCGGGGGAGTGGAGAGTATGACACGCGCGCCCTACGTGCTTGCCTCACCGGAGGAGGCGTTCCCCCGCGGGCCCATGGTCCTGCAAGACACGACGATCGGATGGAGGTTCCCCAACCCGAAGCTCTCGGAAATCTATCCCCTCTACAGCATGGGGGAGACGGCGGAAAACGTAGCGGAGCGGTACGCGATCTCCCGCGAAGACCAGGATGTGTTTGCCTTGGAAAGCCAGCAACGGGCCGCCACCGCGATGCGAGAGGGACGGTTCGCCGAGGAGATCGTGCCGGTGACGATCCCCCGGCCCCGGGGTGAGGCCGTCACCGTCGACAGCGACGAGCATCCGAGGCCTGAGACGACGCTGGCACGATTGTCCGCGTTGCGTCCGGCGTTTCGGTCGGGGGGGACCGTGACCGCGGGGAACTCGTCGGGGATCAACGACGGCGCCGCGGCGTTGCTGATCGCGGCCGCCGAATGGGCGGAGCGGGAGGGGCGCCGGCCGATCGCCCGCATCGCCGCGACCGCGGCGGCGGGGGTCGATCCGTCGTATATGGGCATCGGGCCCGTCCCGGCCACGCGGAAGGCGCTGACCCGCGCGGGCCGGCGGATCGATGAGATCGAGGTGATCGAGGTGAACGAGGCGTTCGCGGCCCAGGTGCTCGCGTGCGTGCGCGATCTGGAGATCGACCGAACCCGGCTCAACCCCAACGGGGGGGCCATTGCCCTCGGCCACCCCATCGGCGCGAGCGGGGCCCGCATTCTCGTCACGCTGGCGTACGAGATGCGGCGCCGTCAAGCACGGTGGGGACTCGCTACCATGTGCATCGGCGTCGGTCAAGGGATCGCCACCGTGGTCGAGGGCCTCGTCTAG
- a CDS encoding enoyl-CoA hydratase-related protein encodes MYETLLVEAKDGVRIITLNRPGVLNAISAQLAKELQDALRDAERDPDARCVLLAASGRGFCAGADLREQTPGQTSLGDLLRTRYNGIVLRMRTMEKPVIAAINGVAAGAGCNLALAADLRIASDRASFIEVFSRVGLIPDSGGTWLLPRLVGIGKALEMMFFADPIDAITAERLGLVNRIVPHDDLLPRALEWAGRLAAGPTRAYGLTKRAVNQAVAADFGDALEYEAQLQEIAGRTDDHREGVAAFLAKRSPAYTGR; translated from the coding sequence ATGTACGAAACGTTGCTCGTGGAGGCGAAGGACGGCGTTCGGATCATCACCTTGAACCGGCCGGGCGTGCTGAATGCCATCAGCGCGCAGCTGGCGAAGGAGCTCCAGGACGCGCTGCGCGATGCGGAGCGCGACCCGGATGCGCGGTGCGTGCTGCTCGCGGCGTCCGGGCGCGGGTTCTGCGCCGGCGCCGATCTGCGGGAGCAGACCCCCGGCCAGACCTCCTTGGGAGACCTGCTCCGGACGCGGTACAATGGGATCGTGCTGCGGATGCGGACGATGGAGAAACCGGTGATCGCCGCGATCAACGGCGTGGCCGCGGGCGCGGGGTGCAATCTCGCGCTGGCGGCCGATCTCCGGATCGCGTCGGACCGGGCGTCATTTATTGAAGTGTTCTCACGGGTGGGGCTGATCCCCGATTCGGGCGGCACGTGGCTCCTTCCCCGACTCGTCGGGATCGGAAAGGCGCTCGAGATGATGTTCTTCGCCGATCCCATCGATGCGATCACGGCGGAACGGCTGGGACTGGTCAACCGGATCGTTCCGCACGACGACCTCCTCCCGCGCGCCCTGGAGTGGGCCGGCCGCCTCGCCGCGGGGCCGACGCGGGCGTATGGGTTGACCAAGCGGGCGGTCAATCAGGCCGTTGCCGCCGATTTTGGCGACGCGCTCGAGTACGAAGCGCAACTCCAGGAGATCGCGGGACGGACCGACGACCACCGCGAGGGCGTAGCCGCGTTTCTCGCGAAGCGATCGCCCGCATACACGGGACGCTGA
- a CDS encoding uracil-DNA glycosylase, translating to MTRGDSLALVARDVVACTACPRLRRYCERVAAERKREYAGWTYWGKPVPGFGDPRAEVLIVGLAPAAHGANRTGRMFTGDASGAWLIRAMHRAGFANQPTTVRRDDALRLERAYITAAVRCAPPDNRPRPLEIARCARFLVRETALLTNVRVMVALGQIGFAVCRRLLRSLGAPVHGMRFAHGAVHVPGPDFPAVVASYHPSRQNTNTGRLTEVMLDGVFHTVRRLLDDPRRSGG from the coding sequence GTGACGCGGGGCGACTCGCTCGCTCTGGTGGCGCGCGATGTTGTCGCGTGCACGGCGTGTCCCCGCCTGCGGCGATACTGCGAGCGCGTCGCCGCCGAGCGCAAGCGCGAGTATGCCGGGTGGACGTACTGGGGGAAACCCGTTCCCGGTTTCGGGGATCCGCGCGCCGAGGTGTTGATCGTCGGTCTGGCGCCAGCGGCGCACGGAGCCAACCGCACCGGGCGCATGTTCACGGGGGACGCCTCGGGCGCGTGGCTGATCCGGGCGATGCACCGCGCGGGGTTCGCCAACCAGCCGACGACGGTCCGGCGGGATGACGCCCTGCGCCTCGAGCGAGCGTACATCACTGCGGCCGTGCGCTGCGCGCCCCCGGACAACCGGCCCCGGCCCCTGGAGATCGCGCGCTGCGCACGGTTTCTCGTTCGCGAAACCGCGCTCCTCACCAACGTCCGTGTGATGGTAGCGCTCGGGCAGATTGGCTTTGCGGTCTGCCGCCGGCTTCTCCGCTCGCTCGGTGCGCCCGTGCACGGGATGCGGTTCGCCCACGGCGCGGTCCACGTGCCGGGGCCCGACTTCCCCGCGGTGGTGGCTTCGTATCATCCCAGCCGGCAAAACACCAATACCGGCCGGCTGACCGAAGTGATGCTCGATGGTGTGTTTCACACGGTTCGACGGCTGCTCGATGATCCCCGAAGATCGGGCGGGTGA